Proteins from a genomic interval of Rosa chinensis cultivar Old Blush chromosome 2, RchiOBHm-V2, whole genome shotgun sequence:
- the LOC112186046 gene encoding aconitate hydratase 1 translates to MAAENPFKSILKSLEKPDGGEFGKYYSLPALNDPRVDKLPYSIKILLESAIRNCDEFQVKSKDVEKIIDWENSAPKQVEIPFKPARVLLQDFTGVPAVVDLACMRDAMNNLKGDSNKINPLVPVDLVIDHSVQVDVARSDNAVQANMEFEFKRNNERFGFLKWGSNAFHNMLVVPPGSGIVHQVNLEYLGRVVFNTDGLLYPDSVVGTDSHTTMIDGLGVAGWGVGGIEAEAAMLGQPMSMVLPGVVGFKLLGKLRDGVTATDLVLTVTQILRKHGVVGKFVEFYGEGMSELSLADRATIANMSPEYGATMGFFPVDHVTLQYLKLTGRTADTVAMIESYLRANKMFVDYSEPQIERVYSANLELKLEDVEPCISGPKRPHDRVPLKEMKVDWHACLDNRVGFKGFAVPKESQKKVVEFSFHGIPAQLRHGDVVIAAITSCTNTSNPSVMLGAALVAKKACELGLEVKPWIKTSLAPGSGVVTKYLEKSGLQKYLNQLGFNIVGYGCTTCIGNSGDIDEAVASAITENDIVASAVLSGNRNFEGRVHPLTRANYLASPPLVVAYALAGTVDIDFDTEPIGVGKDGKKIFFRDIWPSNQEVAEAVQSNVLPQMFMATYEAITKGNPMWNQLSVPSGTLYAWDPKSTYIHEPPYFKDMTMSPPGAHGVKNAYCLLNFGDSITTDHISPAGSIHKDSPAAKYLMERGVDRRDFNSYGSRRGNDEIMARGTFANIRLVNKFLIGEVGPKTIHHPSGEKVSVFDAAMKYKSEGHDTIILAGAEYGSGSSRDWAAKGPMLLGVKAVIAKSFERIHRSNLVGMGIIPLCFKAGEDTETLGLTGEERYTIDLPSTVSEIRPGQDITVVTDNGKSFVCTLRFDTEVELAYFDHGGILQYVIRNLIGAKS, encoded by the exons ATGG CGGCGGAGAATCCGTTCAAGAGTATATTGAAATCGCTTGAGAAGCCGGACGGCGGCGAGTTCGGAAAGTACTACAGCCTGCCGGCTCTCAATGATCCTAGAGTCG ATAAGCTACCGTACTCTATTAAGATCCTTCTCGAGTCTGCAATCCGTAACTGCGATGAGTTTCAGGTTAAGAGTAAGGatgttgagaaaattattgattGGGAGAACAGTGCTCCCAAGCAGGTTGAGATTCCATTCAAACCTGCTAGAGTCCTTCTTCAG GATTTCACTGGTGTACCTGCTGTTGTCGATCTGGCTTGCATGCGAGATGCCATGAACAATCTCAAGGGAGATTCTAACAAGATTAACCCATTG GTACCAGTTGATCTCGTCATTGATCACTCGGTTCAAGTAGATGTGGCAAGATCAGACAATGCAGTGCAGGCAAACATGGAATTTGAGTTCAAGAGAAACAATGAACGGTTTGGGTTTCTAAAATGGGGATCAAATGCATTCCATAACATGCTCGTTGTTCCTCCTGGATCAGGGATCGTTCATCAG GTTAATTTAGAATACCTTGGACGGGTGGTGTTCAACACAGATGGCTTGCTATATCCTGATAGTGTTGTTGGGACAGATTCACACACCACAATGATTGACGGACTAGGTGTTGCTGGTTGGGGAGTGGGTGGTATCGAAGCAGAAGCTGCGATGCTTGGCCAG CCCATGAGCATGGTCCTCCCTGGTGTGGTTGGGTTCAAGTTGTTAGGAAAACTGAGAGATGGTGTGACAGCTACTGATTTGGTTCTGACAGTAACTCAAATTCTGAGGAAGCATGGAGTTGTTGGGAAGTTTGTGGAGTTTTATG GGGAAGGCATGAGTGAATTATCATTAGCTGACCGTGCTACTATTGCCAACATGTCTCCTGAGTATGGTGCAACCATGGGCTTCTTTCCTGTCGATCATGTCACGCTGCAATATCTAAAGCTAACAGGCAGAACTGCTGACACT GTTGCTATGATAGAATCTTATTTACGGGCTAATAAGATGTTTGTGGACTACAGTGAG CCCCAGATAGAGAGAGTATACTCTGCTAATCTTGAGCTAAAACTTGAGGATGTGGAGCCTTGCATATCAGGGCCAAAGAG GCCACATGATCGTGTTCCTCTGAAAGAAATGAAAGTGGATTGGCATGCATGCCTTGACAATAGAGTTGGATTTAAG GGTTTTGCTGTGCCAAAGGAATCTCAAAAGAAAGTTGTAGAGTTCTCATTTCATGGAATCCCTGCACAGCTTAGGCATGGAGATGTCGTAATTGCAGCTATTACCAGTTGCACAAACACCTCAAATCCTAGTGTAATGCTAGGAGCTGCCTTGGTTGCAAAGAAAGCTTGTGAATTAGGATTGGAG GTCAAGCCATGGATTAAGACTAGTCTTGCGCCGGGCTCTGGGGTTGTAACCAAATACTTGGAAAAGAG TGGGTTGCAGAAGTATCTGAATCAGCTAGGATTTAATATCGTTGGGTATGGATGCACCACATGCATTGGAAATTCAGGAGATATTGATGAAGCAGTGGCATCAGCTATTACGGAAAATG ATATTGTAGCTTCAGCCGTATTATCTGGAAATAGGAATTTTGAGGGCCGTGTACATCCTTTAACACGGGCTAATTATCTTGCTTCTCCTCCCCTTGTGGTTGCTTATGCTCTTGCTGGCACG GTGGATATTGATTTTGACACTGAACCTATAGGGGTGGGAAAAGATGGAAAGAAGATATTTTTCAGGGATATATGGCCATCTAATCAAGAAGTAGCAGAG GCTGTGCAATCAAATGTGCTTCCTCAGATGTTTATGGCTACATATGAAGCAATCACCAAAGGAAATCCCATGTGGAATCAGTTATCTGTACCTTCTGGCACTCTCTATGCATGGGACCCAAAGTCCACTTACATACATGAGCCACCTTATTTTAAAGATATGACCATGTCTCCTCCCGGCGCTCATGGTGTGAAGAATGCTTACTGCTTGCTCAACTTTGGAGATAGTATTACAACTGACCACATCTCACCAGCTGGTAGCATCCACAAAGATAGTCCAGCAGCCAAATACCTTATGGAGCGTGGTGTTGATAGAAGAGACTTCAACTCTTATGGTAGTCGTCGTGGTAATGACGAAATAATGGCAAGAGGTACTTTTGCAAATATTCGCCTGGTCAATAAGTTTTTGATAGGAGAAGTGGGCCCCAAAACAATTCATCATCCCTCAGGAGAGAAAGTTTCCGTGTTTGATGCTGCCATG AAGTACAAAAGTGAAGGGCATGACACAATCATTTTGGCTGGTGCTGAATATGGGAGTGGAAGTTCTCGTGATTGGGCTGCTAAGGGTCCAATGCTACTG GGGGTGAAGGCTGTCATAGCAAAGAGCTTTGAGCGCATTCACCGCAGTAATCTTGTGGGCATGGGTATCATTCCCCTATGCTTCAAGGCTGGGGAGGATACTGAAACTCTTGGATTGACTGGTGAGGAACGCTACACCATCGACCTTCCAAGCACTGTTAGCGAAATTAGACCCGGTCAGGATATCACGGTGGTGACAGACAATGGAAAGTCATTTGTATGTACGCTACGGTTTGATACAGAG GTGGAGCTGGCTTATTTTGATCACGGAGGCATTTTGCAATATGTCATCAGGAATCTGATCGGCGCAAAGAGTTAG
- the LOC112190381 gene encoding NEP1-interacting protein 1 translates to MDFIAHPSRFSSSFSYSFGNIFERVKDFCNFAVSAIIGNVFSAIFTFFFALVGTLLGAMTGALIGQETESGFVRGAAVGAISGAVFSIEVFESSLILWQSDESGIGCLLYLIDVIASLLSGRLVRERIGPAMLSAVQSQMVAVESSFEEIPNIFDTGGAKGLPGDSVEKIPKIIITGNNNVDASGDKVSCSVCLQDFQLGETVRSLPQCHHMFHLPCIDKWLLRHGSCPLCRRDL, encoded by the exons ATGGATTTTATAGCGCACCCATCTCGTTTCTCGTCCTCCTTTTCCTATTCCTTTGGAAATATCTTCGAGAGGGTTAAAGATTTTTGCAACTTTGCGGTTTCTGCGATTATTGGGAACGTTTTCTCTGCGatcttcaccttcttctttgctttgg TGGGCACCTTGTTGGGAGCTATGACCGGAGCTTTGATAGGACAAGAAACCGAGAGCGGATTTGTTAGGGGTGCTGCTGTTGGAGCAATCTCAGGAGCTGTTTTCTCCATTGAAGTGTTTGAATCATCCCTTATTCTATGGCAATCAGATGAATCCGGAATTGGGTGTCTTCTCTACTTG ATTGATGTCATTGCGAGTCTCCTAAGTGGTAGATTAGTCCGCGAGCGAATCGGTCCAGCCATGTTGAGTGCAGTGCAAAGTCAG ATGGTTGCTGTTGAATCAAGCTTTGAAGAGATTCCTAACATCTTTGACACCGGTGGGGCCAAAGGATTGCCCGGAGATTCAGTTGAAAAGATCCCAAAGATAATCATCACTGGCAACAATAATGTGGATGCTTCTGGAGATAAAGTCTCATGTTCAGTTTGCCTTCAG GACTTTCAGCTTGGAGAGACAGTCAGAAGTTTACCACAATGCCATCACATGTTTCACCTGCCATGTATAGATAAGTGGCTCCTGAGGCATGGCTCTTGCCCACTTTGCAGAAGGGATCTGTGA
- the LOC112190797 gene encoding uncharacterized protein LOC112190797, with amino-acid sequence MWKTYGCTIMADGWSGPTRMQVINFMVYCKGKTVFLKSVNASSDIREHKYLAKLFKDVIDEVGKENVVQICTDNGSAFVKAGKTLSERYNFYWTPCAAHCIDLMFEDIGKKKKVSDVITIARLVTVYIYNHGWVLALMRKICNGDLIRPGPKRFATNYISLQSLFQKKAGLKQLFTCDDWVTSKYSRSKEGRHIEELVLENMFWDNVQAVISIYEPLYGVLRIVDTEVNPTMPMLYDLFKKVRTKLEEVRNTVWVRKIINDRWFKQLCHPLHAAAYYLNPMFQYSEGIGDDPELLDALHSVFAKLDPNSIGIAQFGNEIISFRDSSYGFGRPAAIAARKAMTSYEWWNMYGGDAPTLRKLAMKILSQTTSSSACERNWSTFALIHTKQRNRLAHNKLEKIVYCYYNMKLQLRDAKAAADRVAETSYLDLFNIAADIGAKETADPIYHWVRPLHLDDAAGNPDPNIVTHARGMGLDVDKVMKKEVTDHSDESDGSGYKLSRGTSEKSIDDHDDDDGDGGNTGGGSRYHAYGGSTRDNSCDNSSYDDTNREANYGNDRGSGKSWHYNQYSSDDHITYPDANREYNSRARDTQGRRDSHLSLNEFESLSSSLGLMDIGTQYSDNPNPFHSHYPHHEMSSTSESTYGIGSSSQGGSTYGLFDHSSSQMSHASYNETAYWVIPQFPIYGLHVGRDQHTYITHVMKYQNHFQNSCTWEQYCMILNGSSSTTWIEPHRSSSYY; translated from the exons ATGTGGAAAACATATGGCTGCACCATAATGGCTGATGGGTGGTCCGGTCCAACAAGAATGCAAGTTATCAACTTCATGGTTTACTGTAAGGGTAAGACTGTGTTTTTGAAGTCTGTCAATGCATCAAGTGATATAAGGGAGCACAAATACCTTGCCAAGCTATTTAAAGATGTCATTGATGAAGTGGGGAAGGAGAATGTGGTTCAAATATGTACCGATAATGGCTCAGCATTTGTGAAGGCTGGTAAAACATTATCGGAACGTTATAACTTCTATTGGACTCCATGTGCTGCACACTGCATCGACTTAATGTTTGAAGAtattggtaaaaagaaaaaggtaagTGATGTGATTACTATTGCTAGACTCGTGACTGTATATATCTACAATCACGGATGGGTGCTTGCTCTTATGAGAAAAATATGTAATGGTGATTTGATTCGACCAGGACCAAAACGGTTTGCCACTAATTACATTTCTCTTCAAAGCCTTTTCCAAAAGAAGGCTGGACTTAAACAATTGTTTACTTGTGATGACTGGGTTACTAGCAAATATAGTCGAAGCAAGGAGGGAAGACATATAGAGGAACTCGTTCTTGAAAACATGTTTTGGGACAATGTGCAAGCAGTGATTTCTATTTACGAGCCATTATACGGTGTTCTTCGAATAGTTGACACAGAGGTTAACCCGACAATGCCAATGCTGTATGATTTATTTAAGAAGGTGAGAACAAAGCTGGAAGAAGTCAGGAATACAGTTTGGGTCAGAAAAATCATCAACGATAGATGGTTTAAGCAATTGTGTCATCCATTACATGCAGCAGCTTATTATTTGAATCCAATGTTCCAGTAtagtgaaggaattggtgatgaTCCAGAGCTACTAGACGCCCTTCACTCAGTTTTTGCAAAGTTAGACCCAAACTCCATAGGCATCGCACAATTCGGAAATGAG ATTATAAGCTTTAGAGACTCATCATACGGATTTGGAAGACCAGCTGCCATTGCTGCAAGGAAAGCAATGACTTCATATGAATGGTGGAACATGTATGGGGGTGATGCACCTACACTTCGTAAATTGGCAATGAAGATCCTATCTCAAACCACATCATCTTCTGCTTGCGAGCGAAATTGGAGCACATTTGCTCTTATCCATACAAAGCAAAGAAATCGTCTGGCACATAACAAACTCGAGAAAATTGTGTATTGTTATTACAACATGAAGCTACAATTGCGAGATGCAAAAGCCGCTGCAGATAGAGTTGCGGAGACCAGTTATTTAGACCTATTCAATATAGCTGCAGATATAGGTGCGAAGGAAACTGCTGATCCAATATACCATTGGGTTCGACCTTTACATTTAGATGATGCAGCAGGAAATCCAGATCCAAATATAGTAACTCATGCTCGTGGAATGGGACTTGATGTGGATAAGGTAATGAAGAAAGAAGTAACAGATCATTCTGATGAAAGTGATGGAAGTGGTTATAAATTATCAAGAGGCACTAGTGAAAAATCAATTGAtgatcatgatgatgatgatggtgatggtggtaATACTGGTGGTGGTAGCAGATATCATGCGTATGGTGGTAGTACACGTGATAACTCGTGTGACAATAGTAGTTATGACGACACTAATCGTGAGGCGAATTATGGAAATGACAGGGGGAGTGGCAAATCATGGCACTACAACCAATATAGTAGTGATGATCATATTACTTATCCTGATGCAAATCGTGAATACAATTCTAGAGCTAGGGATACACAAGGAAGACGCGATAGCCATTTGTCTCTAAATGAGTTTGAATCACTTTCTTCAAGTCTTGGCTTAATGGACATAGGAACTCAATATAGTGATAACCCTAACCCATTCCATTCTCATTATCCTCATCATGAAATGAGTTCTACCTCAGAAAGTACTTACGGAATTGGATCAAGCTCACAAGGTGGAAGCACATATGGCCTTTTTGATCATTCTTCGTCTCAAATGTCGCATGCTTCATACAATGAAACAGCATATTGGGTAATTCCACAATTtccgatatatggattgcatgtgggaagagatcaacacacatacattacccatgtgatgaagtaccaaaatcatttccaaaattcatgtacttgggagcagtattgtatgatactaaatgggaGCAGTTCAACCACATGGATCGAACCACATCGTAGTAGCTCTTATTACTAA